The Vanrija pseudolonga chromosome 1, complete sequence genomic sequence AACTACAAGAtcaaggtcgagctcgctcgaCAGGCAGCAGAGGAGCTCGCCGTGATCGTCCCCCCAGTTTTGGGGCTCAACGGCATGCAGGTTGTAGCTTACCACGCTCACTTCCTGTGTTTCGGCTCCAGCGAGGTTCAGCGTTGGCAGGGAGGGATCGACGAGTTGGCCCAGGCTGGCCTCCTCGCTGAGATGGAGGAGTTTACGCCACGGTGAGTGGTATCACAGACTGGATCGCTGACCTCCCAGCATGTTGTCGAGCTTTTCATTTGCATTCTGGCCAGAGCTGGTCCAGATTCACCAGAGCATGGGCACCAGATATCTATAACTTGTACTATAGATTTGTATATTCAGCGACACCACACAACCGCATCACAACACATGTCATTCACCAGTACTGCCCCCTGCCACGAACGGAAGCAAATCGGCCACCCACTTGACAGTGTCAAAGATTTCAGTTGTTAATCCATCGCCTCCACTTTTGGACACTTGTatcacacccacaccacaccaccaatGACAACAGCAACAGAAGTCAAGCTGCTCACGCTGCTGAACGTGAGCGCGATCAAGCGGCCGCGCGAGGGCGAAAAGCCTGGCGGATTCCGGAGCCCGACCGTGTCGCGACAGCAGAGCGTGGACGGGGAGGCTCCTACGCCTTCAAAACGGCGGCGGAGCGTCGTgttcggcggcgagctcggccccaGCGGGAGCACGTACGGGCAGaacggcaagaaggccaagggaAAGGGCAAGGCTGCTGAGCCtgtcgctgcggcggccgtggaGAACGAtgaggaggccggcgagcccgacgccgagctcgaggccgactcggacgacgaggcagccaacgacgacgacacgttCAACACACAtttcggcgccgcgccaagcgtCCTCACTCCCGCGGCTGTCGCTGCTGAGGCCGAGCACAAGTGGGTGACGAGCCGGACGAGCCTGCGAGGCCTGGGACGGGTGGTGGagcagcgtgtcggcgaggcaTCAGACGGCAAGGCAAGGGTGAGTTGAACGGCCACTCCACGTTCTCAGCTGACGaccagctcacgcccgccatcgccaccgcCATGGCCTCCAAGCCGCTGGCGAGCACGTACCTCTCCCAGCTGGGCGCCTACACCGACCTGTACGCGCACAGCctggacggcgaggcggacggGTCGGAGAAGGGCGTCGGCAAGGCCAAGCACCGGgatgcgctgcgcgccgcggcagccgcgcACGCGATCAACCACGTCCTCaagacgaggcggcgcatcGTGCGCAACAACGAgaagctcgcgcgcgccgccgcagccgccgacgccgaggcgcccgaGCCCCCGCGCGACCAGTCGTTCACGCGCCCCAAggtgctgctgttgctgcctctgcgctcgctcgcgctcgagtgGCTCGAGAAGCACCTCTTCccgctcgccggcgagggGACGCAGATCGAGAACCTCCGCCCGTTCACGTCATCCTTCTCTGTGCCTGCGGACGAGGACCCGCTCGCGggcaccaaggccgaggccgacttcCCCGTCGACCACCTGGAAAACTTCCGCGGCAACTCGGACGACAACTTCCGCTTCGGCATCAAGCTGACCCGCAAGGCGTGGCGCGTCGTCATGCCCCCCGTCAACGAGGCCAAGCTGATCGAGTGCGACATTGTCATTGCGTCCCCGCTGGCGCTCAAGatggccgccgagcgcgaggacagCACCGACGTGCTGAGCAGTATCGAGATTGCCATTGCCGATGGGCTCGACGTGCTGCAGATGCAGAACTGGGACCACGTCCAGGTGAGTGATGACGatcccgacgacgacaaagGCTGATAATCACCCAGTTCGTGTTCAAGCACCTCAACGAGATCCCCAAGTCACCGCACGGGTGCGACTTTTCGCGCGTCAAGCCGTGGTACCTCGAGGGCCAGGCGCGGCTCTTGCGCCAGACGCTCCTGATGAGCCGGTacgacgcgcccgagtcgcgcgcgctgtTCAACGGCTGTGCGAACGTGGCGGGCAaggtgcgcgtcgacgcgagcgcgtcgcttGCGGGCGTGCTGGACCGTGTGCGCCCCGGTGTGCGCCAGATCTTCAACcgcatcgacgtcgacgcgccgcgtggcgccgcctcgctgtcgcctgaggcggccgtcgaggaggtcgacgcccGCTTCGAGCACTTTACGAAGAAGACCAtccccgccctcctccgctCCGCCGTCTCGCGCCAGAacacgctcgtcgtcgtgccctcCTACTTTGACTTTGTCCGCGTGACAAACTACCTCCGCAAAGCCGACAACGTGTCGTATGCCGCCGTGTCAGAGTACTCCTCCAACGCCGAGATCTCGCGCGCCCGTACGCTGTTTTTCAAGGGCaagcgcgcgctcctcgtcgtcacggAGCGTCTCCACTTCTACCGCCGGTACAAGCTCC encodes the following:
- the utp25 gene encoding U3 small nucleolar RNA-associated protein 25; translated protein: MTTATEVKLLTLLNVSAIKRPREGEKPGGFRSPTVSRQQSVDGEAPTPSKRRRSVVFGGELGPSGSTYGQNGKKAKGKGKAAEPVAAAAVENDEEAGEPDAELEADSDDEAANDDDTFNTHFGAAPSVLTPAAVAAEAEHKWVTSRTSLRGLGRVVEQRVGEASDGKARLTPAIATAMASKPLASTYLSQLGAYTDLYAHSLDGEADGSEKGVGKAKHRDALRAAAAAHAINHVLKTRRRIVRNNEKLARAAAAADAEAPEPPRDQSFTRPKVLLLLPLRSLALEWLEKHLFPLAGEGTQIENLRPFTSSFSVPADEDPLAGTKAEADFPVDHLENFRGNSDDNFRFGIKLTRKAWRVVMPPVNEAKLIECDIVIASPLALKMAAEREDSTDVLSSIEIAIADGLDVLQMQNWDHVQFVFKHLNEIPKSPHGCDFSRVKPWYLEGQARLLRQTLLMSRYDAPESRALFNGCANVAGKVRVDASASLAGVLDRVRPGVRQIFNRIDVDAPRGAASLSPEAAVEEVDARFEHFTKKTIPALLRSAVSRQNTLVVVPSYFDFVRVTNYLRKADNVSYAAVSEYSSNAEISRARTLFFKGKRALLVVTERLHFYRRYKLRGAKTLVFYSLPEHAQFYSEFLATPFIPSREAEAAGADADVDPAEVSAITLFSRFDVLKLERVVGHDDARRMLASTEARFEFA